The DNA region acagactTTACATTTTTGGCTAAACTATCCTTTTAATATTTTCCAAACTATTTAGAAAATAGCCATTTAAGTCAGGTTATATTACAAAATTAACCCTTATAGGATAATGCAAAACACATCTAATTTGACACATGAGATTTGACTGATCTGTTGCAACCTATATTTGCATTTCAGCGTTTCCACTTAACCATGATACAAGCCGAGAAGCATCATGGAGTTTACAAAGCAACAATCAAGCCATTGACAAAAAAGATTTACAAAAAGATACAAAGTAAGTTCATTGTTATTGACAATAAGATAATGCTGCAATAACATGAGCAAAAAAGTCACCGAAAAGGCAAATAGTTTGAACTTTGATATGGTTGTTTTTCAGTAGTGGGATGTGGAAAAACCATGTGGTAAGCAGTGACCTTTACTCCCAGGACTCCTTCAACCCCATGGCTGCTGAACTCAGGCATAAGCTGAGCATGGAGTCTGAAAGATTAAGAGCCCGTCTAAAGCAGGAGCTCGCTGAGCTGAGAGAGAGGCTTTCTCCATACCCCAGCCACCCAAAACACACCTTGGCCAGTGTTAAAGAGTTCCTTGCTCCCTTCACCAAGCAGCTCCAGACGTCTCTCCAGTCAAACACCCAGGAACTCTGCGAGAAACTCAGTCTGAACCTTCAGGACCTAAACCCAGATGAAGCTACGCTCTACCAGGAGGCCGTGCAGAAGATCACTCTTGCGCTGGATGAAAGCCACCAGAAAAGGACGGCAGCCTTTGAAAACTTTAAAACGAAAGCGTTTGAAGCAGTGGAGGAGGAAAAAGACAGCAGTGGAAAGGAACTCTGGGAGGAAGTGACCGCCAGACTGGGACAGGAAGTCTGCACCTTCAGTCTGGAGGTACAAGGCAAGGTGGCCGCTCTAAAGATAGCTTTGGCAGGTCACCTTGCCTCGACACATCCTCCAAGTAATGTGATGGCTTCAAAAGTGGAGCAGTTTTGTCAGAATTCATCAGATCGGAATCAACAGTTCATTTTAAATTTAGACCAACAAATGATCGCTCTACAAGAAAAGCAGAATAATGGTGAGTCATCATCTGGTTTTCATCAGATAAACCTAGATTCTATACAGGAGGATTTCTCAACTAGAATTTCAGCCCTATTACAGGACATCGTACACACCCTAAATTAAAAAAGACTCCTCTCCgttcagaaatacaatgtaaatAGCATTTTATGCAATGTTTGAATGTTAACTGTAACTTATGTAGAGCACTATCTTTGTTTGCATCATTTTTAAGGACGACCTTATATAAAAGTACAGAAACTAAATAATTTGGTCTCAAGTGACAATAAAGATGCTTTCATTTACTGCAGcagatttattaaaaatgttttgtattattatttttttcatgtatatactgtatataatataaAGCATTTGAATAAAGATGTATTTCTACATAGCTGAAATGAATACATGTTGTCTATTGATCATTGCTTAAAAACGTCAATTCTAAATACATCACATCTACACAGTTGACAAAGTCACAAGAAAAGCAGCAAGTCATTGGCTATACAAGCAGTGTGCATGATAATAACCTTATAGAAATTATCAAAACACCATTATTACCAGAAGTTATCAAAAGTTTACAATAAGATTATTGGTAATTGTGATCATCCACAGTTAGTTCCTCTCATTAAAGCAGTTTTGTCTACAACATATATAAAACATATGCAGTGCCTTGCATCTTTCTACTAAGCGCACAGCTGCCAGATGTTTACTGGACTACCCAATGCTGTCTGAACAGATTATAATATGCTAAATAGGCATaatgcaaagcagctttaattTGTGCAGATGCTGTGATCAGACGTCTTATTGGttatatcaaattaaacttCATTCAGAAGGTGAGTTCACTTAGTGGAAAACCTGCGGC from Paramisgurnus dabryanus chromosome 8, PD_genome_1.1, whole genome shotgun sequence includes:
- the LOC135771134 gene encoding uncharacterized protein, whose protein sequence is MMYLQFVGLALTFTTIITAFPLNHDTSREASWSLQSNNQAIDKKDLQKDTNSGMWKNHVVSSDLYSQDSFNPMAAELRHKLSMESERLRARLKQELAELRERLSPYPSHPKHTLASVKEFLAPFTKQLQTSLQSNTQELCEKLSLNLQDLNPDEATLYQEAVQKITLALDESHQKRTAAFENFKTKAFEAVEEEKDSSGKELWEEVTARLGQEVCTFSLEVQGKVAALKIALAGHLASTHPPSNVMASKVEQFCQNSSDRNQQFILNLDQQMIALQEKQNNGESSSGFHQINLDSIQEDFSTRISALLQDIVHTLN